A single region of the Variovorax paradoxus genome encodes:
- the erpA gene encoding iron-sulfur cluster insertion protein ErpA, translating to MSVVAENIQTQMPEPIVFTDSAAAKVADLIAEEGNPDLKLRVFVQGGGCSGFQYGFTFDEITNEDDTTMTKNGVSLLIDAMSYQYLVGAEIDYKEDLQGAQFVIKNPNATSTCGCGSSFSA from the coding sequence ATGAGCGTTGTTGCCGAAAACATCCAGACCCAGATGCCCGAACCGATCGTCTTCACGGACAGTGCGGCCGCCAAGGTAGCCGACCTGATCGCCGAGGAAGGCAATCCCGACCTCAAGCTGCGCGTGTTCGTGCAGGGCGGTGGCTGCTCGGGCTTTCAGTACGGCTTCACTTTCGACGAAATCACGAATGAAGACGATACGACCATGACCAAGAACGGCGTGTCGCTGCTGATCGATGCCATGAGCTACCAGTACTTGGTCGGCGCTGAAATCGACTACAAGGAAGACCTGCAGGGCGCGCAGTTCGTGATCAAGAATCCGAACGCCACCAGCACCTGCGGCTGCGGATCCAGCTTTTCGGCTTGA
- a CDS encoding anhydro-N-acetylmuramic acid kinase encodes MAAELFIGLMSGTSLDGVDGVLADFSEGRIAVRAYATAPFPSELRAELMALNTPGDNELHRAALAGNGLARVYADVVGQLLAGSGTPAGAVTALGAHGQTVRHRPTEFDAVGYTLQINNPSLVAELTGIDVVADFRSRDLAAGGQGAPLVPAFHHALFGRASEPVAVLNIGGISNLSLLPAADAPGSPAVLGFDCGPGNALMDYWCQLQTGRPFDRGGQWAASGQVLPELLATVQAEPYFAKAPPKSTGRDLFNPPWLSARLAGVEGAAPADVQATLTEFTASVCATDVQRYGNGSKLLIVCGGGAMNDHLLARLRALLPGVEVDASTKHGLPPLQVEAAAFAWLARSTVRREAGNLASVTGARGPRVLGAVYPA; translated from the coding sequence ATGGCCGCCGAACTGTTCATCGGCTTGATGTCCGGCACGTCGCTCGACGGCGTCGATGGCGTTCTGGCGGACTTTTCCGAAGGCCGTATCGCGGTGCGGGCCTACGCCACGGCCCCTTTCCCCTCCGAACTGCGGGCAGAGCTGATGGCGCTCAACACGCCCGGCGATAACGAGCTGCACCGCGCCGCGCTTGCGGGCAATGGCCTGGCCCGCGTCTATGCAGACGTGGTCGGCCAGCTCCTCGCAGGCAGCGGGACTCCTGCAGGCGCCGTCACGGCGCTTGGCGCTCATGGCCAGACGGTTCGCCATCGCCCCACCGAGTTCGATGCCGTGGGCTACACGCTACAGATCAACAACCCTTCTTTGGTGGCCGAACTGACCGGCATCGACGTGGTCGCGGATTTTCGCAGCCGCGACCTCGCGGCAGGCGGCCAGGGCGCGCCACTGGTGCCGGCATTTCACCATGCGCTGTTCGGGCGTGCCAGCGAACCGGTGGCGGTGCTGAACATCGGCGGCATATCCAATCTGAGCCTGCTGCCCGCCGCCGACGCGCCGGGCAGCCCCGCCGTGCTGGGTTTCGACTGCGGGCCGGGCAATGCCCTGATGGATTACTGGTGCCAGCTTCAAACCGGCCGGCCGTTCGATCGCGGCGGGCAATGGGCCGCGAGTGGGCAGGTGCTGCCTGAGCTGCTTGCAACGGTGCAGGCCGAGCCCTATTTCGCAAAGGCACCGCCCAAGAGCACGGGTCGCGATCTGTTCAATCCACCCTGGCTTTCAGCGCGCCTCGCCGGGGTTGAGGGCGCCGCGCCTGCCGACGTGCAAGCGACCCTGACCGAATTTACCGCCAGCGTTTGTGCGACCGACGTGCAGCGCTATGGAAACGGTAGCAAGCTGCTGATCGTTTGCGGCGGCGGCGCCATGAACGACCACTTGCTCGCGCGCTTGCGCGCGTTGCTGCCGGGCGTGGAGGTGGACGCGTCCACGAAGCACGGCCTGCCGCCGCTGCAGGTCGAAGCTGCGGCCTTTGCATGGCTGGCGCGCAGCACCGTGCGGCGCGAGGCGGGCAACCTTGCCAGTGTGACGGGAGCGCGCGGGCCGCGCGTGCTGGGCGCGGTTTATCCGGCCTGA
- a CDS encoding S1C family serine protease, producing the protein MWTNYAPWLCAAGVLLAAGHAAALEPDALFAKLSGSVWAVRTFDAQERPLRAGSAVVIAPGRLVTNCHVLAKASNFVVKRDNVTYGATLEYPDPGRDLCQIKVANFTAPPVAMAPTGSARVGQRVYAIGNPRGLENTLSEGLLSGLRGGDGEARLLQTTAAIAPGSSGGGLFDSDGRLLGITTFAARDGGNLNFAMPAEFLAELPARAQAQLAARASEPEGAARRRVGVALADPLRAGDALEYVRTDRLTGNRTPVIYRVDRVSGDEVSFNAGSRIEKADGQVVSLTSPVGGLFDSASPPGGWMPKDDVQPGMRWHLDYVTTTGDRLRHELNATVGAEHTATVDGVELTVMRISYEGWIYASAGTGAALTGTPFKVGVSYSPALRRIVKFEATHRRAYASVTNESLELVRIQR; encoded by the coding sequence ATGTGGACGAACTACGCGCCGTGGCTGTGTGCCGCAGGCGTGTTGCTGGCCGCCGGCCACGCCGCCGCGCTGGAGCCCGACGCACTGTTTGCCAAGTTGTCGGGCAGCGTCTGGGCCGTGCGCACCTTCGACGCGCAGGAGCGCCCGCTGCGCGCCGGCAGCGCCGTGGTGATCGCTCCCGGCCGATTGGTCACCAACTGCCACGTGCTCGCCAAGGCCAGCAACTTCGTCGTCAAGCGCGACAACGTCACGTACGGGGCCACTCTCGAGTACCCGGACCCGGGGCGCGACCTCTGCCAGATCAAGGTTGCCAACTTCACGGCGCCGCCGGTGGCAATGGCGCCCACCGGCAGTGCGCGCGTCGGCCAGCGGGTCTATGCCATTGGCAATCCGCGCGGACTCGAAAACACGTTGAGCGAAGGGCTGCTGTCGGGCCTGCGCGGCGGCGACGGCGAGGCGCGGCTGCTGCAGACGACCGCCGCTATCGCACCCGGATCGAGTGGCGGCGGGCTGTTCGACAGCGACGGCCGGCTGCTGGGCATCACCACCTTCGCCGCCCGTGACGGCGGCAACCTGAATTTCGCGATGCCGGCCGAGTTCCTGGCGGAACTGCCGGCCCGCGCCCAGGCGCAGTTGGCTGCGCGGGCCAGCGAACCCGAAGGCGCTGCCCGCCGCCGTGTCGGCGTGGCGCTGGCGGACCCGCTGCGCGCCGGCGACGCGCTGGAGTACGTGCGCACCGATCGTCTCACGGGCAACCGCACGCCGGTGATCTACCGCGTGGACCGGGTCAGCGGCGACGAGGTGTCGTTCAATGCCGGCAGCCGGATCGAGAAGGCCGATGGGCAGGTGGTATCGCTCACCTCGCCGGTCGGCGGCCTGTTCGACAGCGCATCGCCGCCGGGCGGCTGGATGCCGAAGGACGATGTCCAGCCGGGCATGCGCTGGCATCTGGACTATGTGACGACCACCGGCGACCGGCTGCGGCATGAGCTCAATGCCACGGTGGGCGCCGAACACACGGCCACTGTGGACGGCGTGGAGCTTACGGTGATGCGCATCAGCTACGAAGGCTGGATCTACGCCTCCGCCGGCACGGGCGCTGCGCTGACCGGCACGCCGTTCAAGGTGGGCGTCTCGTACAGTCCCGCACTGAGACGAATCGTCAAATTCGAGGCCACGCACCGACGCGCTTATGCCAGCGTGACCAACGAGAGCCTGGAACTGGTCCGGATCCAGCGCTGA
- a CDS encoding TlyA family RNA methyltransferase, with translation MRADQLLVERGFAASRSQAVRLIAGGMRWRDAGAGDAWRSVVKNRDEVPESAEVELDNAAEARYVSRGGLKLEGALAASGLDPSGKLCLDVGQSTGGFTDCLLQRGAAKVVGVDVGHGQLHARLREDERVVAVEGVNARALSADDLQEEGEEPSDLRFDLIVGDLSFISQTLVLPALMPFLADDGHLLMLVKPQFELQPGQVGKGGIVRDESMYAVVEKRLRDACEALELRVLQWFDSPIAGGDGNREFFIHAVRAVQADGS, from the coding sequence ATGCGCGCTGATCAATTGCTGGTCGAACGCGGCTTTGCCGCGTCGCGCTCGCAGGCCGTGCGGCTGATTGCCGGCGGCATGCGCTGGCGAGACGCGGGTGCGGGCGACGCATGGCGCTCCGTCGTGAAGAACCGCGACGAAGTGCCCGAGTCGGCCGAGGTCGAACTCGACAATGCGGCGGAGGCCCGCTACGTGTCGCGCGGCGGGCTCAAGCTCGAAGGTGCGCTGGCCGCAAGCGGCCTGGACCCATCGGGCAAGCTGTGCCTCGACGTCGGCCAATCGACCGGCGGGTTTACCGATTGCCTGCTGCAGCGCGGCGCCGCAAAGGTAGTGGGCGTCGACGTGGGCCACGGGCAGTTGCATGCGCGGTTGCGCGAGGATGAGCGGGTTGTCGCCGTCGAAGGCGTCAATGCGCGTGCGTTGTCGGCGGACGATCTGCAAGAGGAGGGCGAGGAGCCTTCCGATCTGCGCTTCGACCTCATCGTCGGCGACCTGTCGTTCATTTCGCAGACGTTGGTGCTGCCGGCGCTGATGCCGTTCCTGGCCGACGACGGCCACCTGCTGATGCTGGTCAAGCCGCAGTTCGAGCTGCAGCCGGGGCAGGTCGGCAAGGGCGGCATTGTGCGCGACGAGTCGATGTACGCCGTGGTCGAAAAGCGCCTTCGCGATGCCTGCGAAGCCCTCGAGCTTCGCGTGTTGCAGTGGTTCGACAGCCCGATCGCCGGTGGCGACGGCAACCGCGAGTTTTTCATTCACGCCGTGCGCGCTGTTCAAGCGGACGGCTCTTAA
- the metF gene encoding methylenetetrahydrofolate reductase [NAD(P)H], protein MRLPLSFEFFPTKTPEGAVKLRAVRQQLYARKPEFCSVTYGAGGSTHQGTFGAVQEILSEGVDAASHFSCIGATRATVREQLAELKAMGVKRLVALRGDLPSGYGIGGEFLYASDLVAFIREETGRDFHIEVACYPEVHPQARSPEADMQAFAAKVKAGADSAITQYFFSPEAYFRFVDDARKLGLDTPIVPGVMPIISSTQLMRFSDACGAEIPRWIRLRLQGFGDDTASIKAFGLDVVADLCARLRDGGAPALHFYTMNQSAPTLAVLERLD, encoded by the coding sequence GTGCGCCTTCCGCTGAGCTTCGAATTCTTTCCGACCAAGACGCCTGAAGGCGCGGTCAAGCTGCGTGCGGTGCGCCAGCAGCTGTATGCGCGCAAGCCCGAGTTCTGCTCGGTCACCTACGGTGCGGGCGGCTCCACGCACCAGGGCACTTTTGGCGCGGTGCAGGAGATATTGTCCGAAGGCGTGGATGCCGCCAGCCATTTCTCGTGCATCGGCGCGACGCGCGCCACCGTGCGCGAGCAGTTGGCCGAACTCAAGGCCATGGGCGTGAAGCGTCTGGTGGCCCTGCGCGGCGACCTGCCGAGCGGCTACGGCATCGGCGGCGAATTTCTATACGCGAGCGATCTCGTGGCCTTCATTCGCGAAGAAACCGGCCGCGACTTCCACATCGAGGTTGCCTGCTACCCCGAGGTGCATCCGCAGGCGCGTTCGCCGGAAGCCGACATGCAGGCCTTTGCCGCCAAGGTGAAGGCCGGCGCCGATTCGGCGATCACGCAGTACTTCTTCAGCCCCGAGGCGTATTTCCGTTTTGTCGACGACGCCCGCAAGCTGGGGCTCGACACGCCGATCGTCCCGGGCGTCATGCCGATCATCAGCTCGACGCAGCTCATGCGCTTCTCCGACGCCTGCGGCGCCGAGATTCCGCGCTGGATTCGCCTGCGGCTGCAGGGCTTCGGCGACGACACGGCATCCATCAAGGCCTTTGGCCTCGACGTGGTGGCCGACCTCTGCGCGCGCCTGCGCGATGGCGGCGCGCCGGCGCTGCATTTCTACACAATGAACCAGTCGGCGCCGACGCTGGCTGTGCTGGAGCGTCTCGATTGA
- the phaP gene encoding TIGR01841 family phasin (Members of this family are phasins (small proteins associated with inclusions such as PHA granules). Note that several different families of phasins have been named PhaP despite very little sequence similarity to each other.): MATAKKAAAKKTTASSSDNSNGSTRASAPDAADMLNPLKNLKAMTDRLQELNLTGGASKLLESGQKDLQALMQANEKSYQGLQTVVQRQTEMIKNAITEWQTAAKEMPGKDPKANFAKLDELGRQSFQRAIDDIKELANLAAKSQADAFELVRQRIQANVDEVTKMLKRK, encoded by the coding sequence ATGGCCACAGCCAAGAAAGCCGCCGCGAAGAAAACCACGGCCAGCAGCAGCGACAACAGCAACGGCAGCACCAGGGCATCCGCCCCCGATGCCGCCGACATGCTGAATCCGCTGAAGAATCTCAAGGCCATGACAGATCGCCTGCAGGAACTCAACCTGACCGGCGGGGCGAGCAAGCTGCTCGAAAGCGGCCAGAAGGATCTGCAGGCGCTGATGCAGGCCAACGAAAAGTCCTACCAGGGCCTGCAGACCGTGGTGCAGCGGCAGACGGAGATGATCAAGAACGCCATCACCGAATGGCAGACGGCCGCCAAGGAAATGCCCGGCAAGGACCCGAAGGCCAACTTCGCCAAGCTCGACGAACTCGGCCGCCAGTCCTTCCAGCGCGCCATCGACGACATCAAGGAACTGGCCAACCTGGCCGCCAAGTCGCAGGCCGATGCGTTCGAGCTGGTGCGCCAGCGCATCCAGGCCAATGTGGACGAAGTGACAAAGATGCTCAAGCGGAAGTAA
- the rplM gene encoding 50S ribosomal protein L13, translated as MTKTFSAKPADVTHEWFVIDATDKVLGRVASEVALRLRGKHKAIYTPHVDTGDFIVIINAAQLRVTGAKSIDKVYYRHSGYPGGITATNFRDMQSKHPGRALEKAVKGMLPKGPLGYAMIKKLKVYGGAEHPHTAQQPKVLEL; from the coding sequence ATGACCAAAACGTTCAGCGCCAAGCCCGCTGACGTGACGCACGAGTGGTTTGTGATTGACGCGACCGACAAGGTCCTCGGACGAGTAGCCAGCGAAGTTGCTCTCCGTTTGCGCGGCAAACACAAGGCCATTTACACGCCTCACGTCGATACCGGTGACTTCATCGTCATCATCAACGCAGCCCAGCTGCGCGTCACCGGCGCCAAGTCGATCGACAAGGTGTACTACCGTCACTCGGGCTACCCGGGCGGTATCACGGCGACCAACTTCCGCGACATGCAATCCAAGCACCCGGGCCGCGCCCTGGAAAAGGCTGTCAAGGGCATGCTGCCCAAGGGCCCGCTCGGCTACGCGATGATCAAGAAACTCAAGGTGTACGGTGGCGCTGAGCACCCGCATACCGCCCAACAGCCCAAAGTGCTGGAACTGTAA
- the rpsI gene encoding 30S ribosomal protein S9 yields MIGEWNNGTGRRKSSVARVFLKKGSGKITVNGKDIQEFFGRETSIMIAKQPLVLTNNLEAFDVMVNVNGGGESGQAGATRHGITRALIDYDASLKPVLSQAGFVTRDAREVERKKVGLHSARRRKQFSKR; encoded by the coding sequence ATGATTGGTGAATGGAACAATGGCACCGGCCGTCGCAAATCGAGCGTCGCCCGCGTGTTTCTGAAAAAGGGCTCGGGCAAGATCACGGTCAACGGCAAGGACATTCAAGAGTTCTTCGGCCGCGAAACCTCGATCATGATCGCGAAGCAACCCCTCGTGCTGACCAACAACCTCGAAGCTTTCGACGTGATGGTCAACGTGAACGGCGGCGGTGAATCGGGCCAGGCCGGCGCAACGCGCCACGGCATCACCCGTGCGCTGATCGACTACGACGCGAGCCTGAAGCCGGTGCTGAGCCAAGCTGGCTTCGTGACCCGCGACGCGCGTGAAGTCGAGCGTAAGAAGGTCGGTTTGCACTCTGCACGCCGCCGCAAGCAGTTCAGCAAGCGCTGA
- the ahcY gene encoding adenosylhomocysteinase, with protein MSAVLKPTPVSSADQAIADLSLAAWGRKEIRIAETEMPGLMAIREEFSKAQPLNGARITGSLHMTIQTAVLIETLQALGATVRWASCNIFSTQDHAAAAIAAAGTPVFAIKGESLKDYWDYTHAIFDFGPKGSKGEGPNMILDDGGDATLLMHLGQRAEKDLGVLANPTSEEERILYAAIKAKLAVDSTWYTRKSAEIIGVTEETTTGVHRLNEMSAKGTLLFRAINVNDSVTKSKFDNLYGCRESLVDGIKRATDVMIAGKVACVAGYGDVGKGSAQALRALSAQVWVTEIDPINALQAAMEGYKVVTMEYAADKADIFVTTTGNKDVIRHEHMAAMKDQAIVCNIGHFDNEIDVASIEKYEWEEIKPQVDHITFPDGKKIILLAKGRLVNLGCGTGHPSFVMSSSFANQTIAQIELFTKPDAYQAGKVYVLPKHLDEKVARLHLKKVGAMLTELTDEQAAYIGVNKAGPYKADTYRY; from the coding sequence ATGAGCGCTGTTCTCAAGCCCACCCCCGTTTCCTCCGCCGACCAGGCGATTGCCGACCTGTCGCTGGCCGCCTGGGGCCGCAAGGAAATCCGCATCGCGGAAACCGAAATGCCTGGCCTGATGGCCATCCGCGAAGAGTTCTCGAAGGCGCAGCCGCTCAATGGCGCGCGCATCACGGGTTCGCTGCACATGACGATCCAGACCGCCGTGCTCATCGAGACGCTGCAGGCGCTCGGCGCCACCGTTCGCTGGGCCTCGTGCAACATCTTCTCGACGCAGGACCATGCTGCCGCCGCCATTGCCGCCGCCGGCACGCCGGTGTTCGCAATCAAGGGCGAGTCGCTGAAGGACTACTGGGACTACACCCACGCCATCTTCGACTTCGGACCCAAGGGTTCGAAGGGCGAAGGCCCGAACATGATCCTGGACGACGGCGGCGATGCCACGCTGCTGATGCACCTGGGCCAGCGCGCCGAAAAGGACCTGGGCGTGCTCGCCAACCCGACCAGCGAGGAAGAGCGCATCCTCTACGCGGCCATCAAGGCCAAGCTGGCCGTCGATTCGACCTGGTACACGCGCAAGTCGGCCGAGATCATCGGCGTGACCGAAGAAACGACGACCGGCGTGCACCGCCTGAACGAGATGAGCGCCAAGGGCACGCTGCTGTTTCGCGCCATCAACGTGAACGATTCGGTCACCAAGAGCAAGTTCGACAACCTGTACGGCTGCCGCGAATCGCTCGTGGATGGCATCAAGCGCGCCACCGACGTGATGATTGCCGGCAAGGTGGCTTGCGTGGCCGGCTACGGCGACGTGGGCAAGGGCTCGGCCCAGGCGCTGCGCGCACTGAGCGCCCAGGTGTGGGTGACCGAGATCGACCCCATCAACGCACTGCAGGCCGCAATGGAAGGCTACAAGGTCGTCACCATGGAATACGCCGCCGACAAGGCCGACATCTTCGTGACCACCACGGGCAACAAGGACGTGATCCGCCATGAGCACATGGCTGCGATGAAGGACCAGGCCATCGTCTGCAACATCGGCCACTTCGACAACGAAATCGACGTGGCGTCGATCGAGAAGTACGAGTGGGAAGAGATCAAGCCGCAGGTCGACCACATCACCTTCCCGGACGGCAAGAAGATCATCCTGCTGGCCAAGGGCCGTCTCGTGAACCTGGGTTGCGGCACGGGCCACCCGAGCTTCGTGATGTCGTCGTCGTTCGCGAACCAGACCATCGCCCAGATCGAGCTCTTCACCAAGCCCGATGCCTACCAGGCCGGCAAGGTCTACGTGCTGCCCAAGCACCTGGACGAAAAGGTCGCGCGCCTGCACCTGAAGAAGGTTGGCGCCATGCTCACCGAGCTGACCGACGAACAGGCCGCCTACATTGGCGTGAACAAGGCGGGTCCGTACAAGGCGGACACGTACCGGTACTGA
- a CDS encoding peptide chain release factor 3 → MSFVAETRRRRTFAIISHPDAGKTTLTEKLLLFSGAIQIAGSVKARKASRHATSDWMEIEKQRGISVASSVMQMLYRDHVINLLDTPGHKDFSEDTYRVLTAVDSALMVIDAANGVEAQTRRLIEVCRQRDTPIITFVNKMDREVREPLDILDEVERELGMPCVPMTWPVGQGKSFRGIMNLRTQTMTVFESGSERLPQDFETSPLSERDTLTQRFGADFESAMDSMELATGASPTWDREAFLAGKQTPVFFGSGVNNFGVMEVLDALVDLAPSPQSRTSTTMVNRQPVVKEIQPEDKDFAGVVFKVQANMDANHRDRIAFVRMASGKYTPGMKLKVQRTAKELRPTSVVTFMSQRREAVEEAYAGDIVGFTTHGGVQLGDTITDGASLQFTGLPFFAPELFMTVILKNPLRTKQLQQGLAQLGEEGAIQVFRPEIGGPMLLGAVGQLQFEVVQHRLKAEYDADVRLEGCQYTGARWITADSPAELREFVNAYPQRMARDAADTLAFLCTSPYDVRLAQERFPKIHFHPLREHAGLALQSAG, encoded by the coding sequence TTGTCTTTTGTTGCCGAAACCCGCCGCCGTCGCACCTTCGCGATCATTTCCCACCCTGACGCCGGCAAGACCACGCTGACCGAGAAGCTGCTGCTTTTCTCCGGCGCGATCCAGATTGCCGGCTCGGTGAAGGCGCGCAAGGCTTCGCGCCACGCCACGTCCGACTGGATGGAAATCGAAAAGCAGCGCGGCATTTCGGTGGCCTCGTCGGTCATGCAGATGCTGTACCGCGACCACGTGATCAACCTGCTCGACACGCCGGGCCACAAGGACTTCTCCGAAGACACCTACCGCGTGCTCACTGCCGTCGACTCGGCCCTGATGGTGATCGACGCGGCCAACGGCGTGGAAGCGCAGACGCGGCGGCTGATCGAGGTTTGCCGCCAGCGCGACACGCCCATCATCACCTTCGTCAACAAGATGGACCGCGAAGTGCGCGAGCCTCTCGACATCCTGGACGAAGTGGAGCGCGAGCTCGGCATGCCCTGCGTGCCGATGACCTGGCCGGTGGGCCAGGGCAAGAGCTTCCGCGGGATCATGAACCTGCGCACACAGACGATGACGGTGTTCGAGTCGGGCAGCGAGCGGCTGCCGCAAGACTTCGAGACCAGTCCGCTATCGGAGCGCGACACGCTCACCCAGCGCTTCGGCGCTGATTTCGAATCCGCCATGGACAGCATGGAGCTGGCGACCGGAGCCTCGCCCACCTGGGACCGCGAGGCCTTCCTGGCCGGCAAGCAGACGCCCGTGTTCTTCGGCTCCGGCGTGAACAACTTCGGCGTGATGGAAGTGCTCGACGCACTGGTCGACCTTGCGCCTTCGCCGCAGTCGCGCACCAGCACCACCATGGTCAATCGCCAGCCGGTAGTGAAGGAGATCCAGCCCGAGGACAAGGACTTCGCGGGCGTGGTCTTCAAGGTGCAGGCCAACATGGACGCCAACCACCGCGACCGCATCGCCTTCGTGCGCATGGCCTCGGGCAAGTACACGCCGGGCATGAAACTCAAGGTGCAGCGCACCGCCAAGGAGCTGCGTCCCACCAGCGTCGTCACCTTCATGAGCCAGCGCCGCGAGGCGGTCGAAGAGGCCTACGCGGGCGACATCGTGGGCTTTACCACGCATGGCGGCGTGCAGCTGGGCGACACCATCACCGACGGTGCGAGCCTGCAGTTCACCGGCTTGCCCTTCTTCGCGCCTGAACTCTTCATGACCGTGATCCTGAAGAACCCGCTGCGCACCAAGCAATTGCAGCAGGGCCTCGCCCAGCTCGGTGAGGAAGGTGCCATCCAGGTGTTCCGCCCCGAAATCGGCGGCCCGATGCTGCTGGGCGCGGTCGGCCAACTGCAGTTCGAAGTGGTGCAGCACCGGCTGAAGGCCGAGTACGACGCGGATGTGCGGCTCGAAGGTTGCCAGTACACCGGCGCACGCTGGATCACGGCCGACTCGCCGGCCGAACTGCGCGAGTTCGTCAACGCCTACCCGCAACGCATGGCAAGGGACGCCGCCGATACGCTGGCCTTCCTGTGCACTTCGCCTTACGACGTGCGGCTGGCGCAGGAGCGCTTTCCGAAGATTCATTTCCATCCGCTGCGGGAGCACGCGGGCCTGGCGCTGCAGAGCGCGGGCTGA
- a CDS encoding 23S rRNA (adenine(2030)-N(6))-methyltransferase RlmJ, with amino-acid sequence MFSYRHAFHAGNHADVLKHTVLIATLDHLLEKEAALTVIDTHAGAGLYRLDGDYAGTSGEAAEGILRLLSDKKAAAPTAQPAPAAKSATKKVAPEAEAPLADAIARYLSVIHDFNPKGGARIYPGSPFIVQHLLRDHDKLKLFELHPTDARTLDANIAQLEAGRQIAVLREDGFGSATKFLPPPSRRALVLMDPSYEIKSDYGRVLDFAAEALKRFATGTYAVWYPIIPRPEAHDLPRRLKTLATKAGKSWLHATLTVKSSKLITTTTGETQRPGLPASGMFLINPPYTLKPLLAAALPQLVERLAQDKHAAFSLDSGG; translated from the coding sequence ATGTTCAGTTACCGCCACGCCTTCCATGCCGGCAACCACGCCGACGTGCTCAAGCACACGGTGCTGATTGCCACGCTCGACCACCTGCTTGAAAAAGAAGCAGCCCTGACCGTCATCGACACCCATGCCGGCGCCGGCCTGTACCGCCTCGACGGGGACTACGCCGGCACCAGCGGCGAAGCGGCCGAAGGCATATTGCGCCTGCTTTCGGACAAGAAAGCTGCTGCTCCCACGGCGCAACCAGCTCCGGCGGCAAAGTCTGCTACTAAAAAGGTCGCGCCCGAAGCCGAAGCGCCGCTGGCTGACGCGATTGCACGCTACCTCAGCGTGATTCACGACTTCAACCCCAAGGGCGGCGCGCGCATCTACCCCGGCTCACCCTTCATCGTGCAGCACCTGCTGCGCGACCACGACAAGCTCAAGCTGTTCGAACTGCACCCCACCGACGCCCGCACGCTGGACGCCAACATTGCGCAACTCGAAGCCGGTCGCCAGATCGCCGTGCTGCGCGAAGACGGCTTCGGCAGCGCCACCAAGTTCCTGCCGCCGCCATCGCGGCGCGCGCTGGTGCTGATGGACCCGAGCTACGAAATCAAGAGCGATTACGGCCGCGTGCTCGACTTCGCGGCCGAGGCGCTCAAGCGCTTTGCGACCGGCACCTATGCGGTCTGGTATCCGATCATTCCCCGCCCCGAGGCGCACGATCTGCCCCGACGCCTCAAGACGCTGGCGACCAAGGCCGGCAAGTCGTGGCTGCATGCCACGCTCACGGTCAAGTCGAGCAAGCTGATCACCACGACCACCGGTGAAACCCAGCGCCCGGGGCTGCCCGCCAGCGGCATGTTCCTGATCAACCCGCCCTATACGCTGAAGCCGCTGCTGGCAGCCGCCTTGCCGCAGCTGGTGGAGCGGCTGGCCCAGGACAAGCACGCCGCGTTTTCGCTCGATTCGGGCGGCTAG
- a CDS encoding septal ring lytic transglycosylase RlpA family protein — protein sequence MPPATEGAAADTKDAKLSPLPRQLAVPAGAPARSSVPSVRYDLAAPSSGDLGPDDGVPGDGGPREIYERGGASWYGIQFHQRKTASGERFDMMAMTAAHKTLPFNTRVCVRSLVTGSEVLVRITDRGPYAQGRIIDLSRAAAERIGMIGLGIKQVALTIIDREGMRCGGADVEAAEPALASAPAAPRRKVNVPARRRR from the coding sequence ATGCCCCCGGCCACCGAAGGTGCAGCGGCTGACACGAAAGATGCAAAGCTTTCGCCCTTGCCGCGCCAGCTGGCGGTGCCTGCAGGCGCACCGGCCCGGTCGAGCGTGCCTTCGGTCCGCTACGACCTTGCGGCGCCAAGCTCTGGCGACCTGGGGCCGGACGATGGCGTGCCGGGCGACGGTGGCCCTCGCGAGATCTACGAACGCGGTGGAGCGTCCTGGTATGGCATCCAGTTTCACCAGCGCAAGACTGCGAGCGGCGAACGCTTCGACATGATGGCCATGACGGCGGCCCACAAGACCTTGCCGTTCAATACACGCGTGTGCGTGCGCAGCCTGGTCACCGGGAGCGAAGTGCTGGTGCGCATTACCGACCGCGGTCCCTATGCGCAGGGCCGCATCATCGACCTGAGCCGTGCCGCGGCCGAGCGTATCGGCATGATCGGTCTCGGTATCAAGCAGGTGGCGCTGACGATCATCGACCGCGAGGGCATGCGCTGCGGTGGTGCCGATGTGGAGGCGGCCGAGCCAGCGCTGGCGTCCGCACCAGCGGCTCCGCGCCGCAAGGTGAATGTGCCGGCACGCCGCCGACGCTGA